Proteins from one Mercurialis annua linkage group LG7, ddMerAnnu1.2, whole genome shotgun sequence genomic window:
- the LOC126657689 gene encoding stress enhanced protein 2, chloroplastic, whose product MAKVVARAIHCELSVEKPAVSRKELAVSVQVPVVGNKTNKVGASELENGKILLQPRLCTLRSYGEDGFAVVKSRKDGGDEVVSPFFETLSEYIESSKKSRDFEIISGRLAMIVFAATVGTEFVTGTSVFRKMDLQWIAEATGVCLGAVTCAAIFAWFSSARSRVGRIFDTSCNTFIDSLVDEIVDGLFYEGDQNDWSDLL is encoded by the exons ATGGCCAAGGTGGTGGCGCGTGCAATTCACTGCGAGCTGAGTGTCGAGAAACCTGCCGTTTCGAGAAAAGAACTTGCCGTTTCGGTTCAGGTTCCTGTAGTTGGTAATAAAACTAATAAGGTGGGTGCAAGTGAACTGGAGAACGGGAAGATTTTGCTGCAACCGAGGCTTTGCACGCTTAGATCGTACGGTGAGGATGGGTTTGCTGTTGTGAAGAGTAGAAAGGACGGCGGTGATGAAGTGGTGTCGCCTTTCTTTGAGACGTTATCTGAGTATATTGAAAGTTCTAAAAAAAGTCGTGATTTTGAGATTATTTCTGGTCGTCTTGCCATG ATTGTGTTTGCAGCAACTGTGGGAACAGAGTTCGTTACGGGAACCTCTGTTTTCCGAAAGATGGATTTGCAGTGGATTGCTGAAGCAACTGGAGTCTGCTTAGGCGCGGTAACATGCGCTGCTATTTTTGCTTGGTTCTCGAGTGCACGCAGTAGAGTCGGAAGAATATTCGATACAAGTTGCAATACATTTATCGATTCACTGGTTGATGAGATTGTCGACGGCTTGTTCTATGAAGGTGACCAAAATGACTGGTCCGACCTGCTGTGA
- the LOC126654876 gene encoding protein MIZU-KUSSEI 1, which translates to MEEPTPPPINTNSPTSPTSSQPPTPPPLSPRPLQRGQTLNLVEPSVEKKKQKTKVFRIFRSVFRSLPIITPVCKIPVLQSGLIPDSHNRHVSGNKVTGTLFGYRRGRVTLSIQENPRCLPSVTVELAIQTNVLQKELSSGMVRIALECEKRIEKEKIRLLDEPLWTMFCNGKKNGYGVKRDALEEDLKVMELLRAVSMGAGVLPGNSDVEGPDGELAYIRAHFERVVGSKDSETYYMISPEGNNGPELSMFFVRV; encoded by the coding sequence atggaggagccAACGCCGCCTCCAATCAACACCAACTCACCAACATCACCCACATCATCGCAGCCGCCAACACCGCCACCTCTATCCCCGCGACCACTACAACGAGGCCAAACCCTAAACCTTGTCGAACCGTCTGTAGAGAAAAAGAAGCAGAAAACCAAAGTTTTTCGTATTTTTCGCTCCGTTTTTCGATCTCTTCCGATTATAACTCCTGTCTGCAAGATTCCTGTTCTCCAGAGCGGGTTAATTCCGGACAGCCACAACCGCCACGTATCGGGTAACAAAGTGACCGGAACGTTGTTCGGTTATCGTAGAGGTAGGGTAACTTTATCTATTCAAGAAAATCCGAGGTGTTTACCTTCAGTTACTGTCGAGTTAGCTATACAAACAAATGTTCTACAGAAGGAACTGAGTTCAGGAATGGTGAGAATCGCATTAGAATGTGAGAAGAGAATTGAAAAGGAAAAGATTAGGCTGTTAGATGAGCCATTATGGACTATGTTCTGTAACGGTAAAAAGAATGGTTATGGAGTTAAAAGAGATGCATTAGAGGAAGATCTCAAGGTTATGGAGCTTCTTAGGGCAGTTTCTATGGGTGCTGGTGTTCTTCCTGGGAACTCTGATGTTGAAGGCCCAGATGGTGAGTTGGCGTATATTAGGGCACATTTTGAACGAGTTGTGGGCTCAAAAGATTCAGAAACTTATTATATGATTAGCCCAGAGGGAAATAATGGACCTGAGCTTAGTATGTTTTTCGTCCGGGTTTGA